A region of the Ignavibacteria bacterium genome:
GAGTAGAATATCAAACTCAATCTGCCCGGAATCGGGATCTAAGGATTCCAGGTGAATATTGAACGAATAGCCCGTAATATTTAATCTGGTCTGATTCATGAAGGTAAGATAATCTTTTTAAATAAAGTCCGCAAACCGCCAAATCAATTTTTCTTATCCTTCCGGAAGGTGCCCGGTGCCCCTTTTCTTCAGGTAGCCCTCTTTTAACTTTTGATTTCTGCATAAATTTCATAAATTTATTTCAAAATAATTTCAAATCTCAGGTCTTAAATGAAAAAGTTTTCAGCTTTTATTTGTCTCGCCCTGCTCCTTTTGGCTTCACCCCTTTGGGCCCAGCTGGAGCTCCCGCGCATCAGCCAGAAGGCTTCCCTTATGCAGAGAGTCGGACTCCTCGACGTCACTATAAACTACAGCCGCCCTAACGTTAAGGGCAGAACTATCTGGGGCGACCTCGTCCCCTATAACCAGGTCTGGAGAACAGGCGCCGATGAGGCTACAACTATTTTCTTCAGCGACGACGTTGAACTTAACGGCAATATGGTCCCCGCCGGCAAATACGCTCTCTTTACTATACCAGGAAAAGATGAATGGACCATAATTATAAACAAAACCTGGAAACAATGGGGCGCCTTTAACTACGACTCCACAAAGGACTTAGTGCGCTTTAAGGTTAAACCTTCTGAAACCCCGTTTACCGAAAGCA
Encoded here:
- a CDS encoding DUF2911 domain-containing protein, with the translated sequence MKKFSAFICLALLLLASPLWAQLELPRISQKASLMQRVGLLDVTINYSRPNVKGRTIWGDLVPYNQVWRTGADEATTIFFSDDVELNGNMVPAGKYALFTIPGKDEWTIIINKTWKQWGAFNYDSTKDLVRFKVKPSETPFTESMGFCFSDVTTSSANLNIEWEKVKVTFNLKFDIDAKALSNIKKAIDNADKDDWVVYAASANYAADNMVHQDEAMQWVDKSISIKPTYYNYFVKAKLLANKNNAKEALSYIDKSRQLGKNDPEFKDFKPQVDKLAKDLKAKRK